One segment of Nostoc piscinale CENA21 DNA contains the following:
- a CDS encoding thermonuclease family protein has protein sequence MRISTMISERFGFWRRKIAILACLLLLVSCQAKNQTADNQILVKVARVVSGQSLEVLGMGEQPNFASPVRLIGLDAPDLRQNPWGDEARQSLEKLIGGVEQSIKLEFDIENKDKLGRTLAYVWKDNQLLNEQIVKQGYGLFVGRSPNHKYDQRLERAQQWARIMGKGIWNPKNPMRQTPAEFRFLNR, from the coding sequence ATGCGAATCTCTACTATGATTTCAGAGCGTTTTGGATTTTGGAGGCGAAAAATAGCGATATTAGCTTGCTTATTACTATTGGTAAGTTGTCAAGCCAAAAATCAGACCGCAGACAATCAAATATTGGTGAAAGTCGCGCGTGTAGTGAGTGGGCAGAGTTTAGAAGTGCTGGGTATGGGTGAACAACCTAATTTTGCTTCGCCAGTGCGCTTAATTGGCCTTGATGCACCAGATTTGCGACAAAATCCTTGGGGTGATGAAGCGAGACAAAGCTTAGAAAAGTTAATCGGTGGTGTAGAACAATCCATCAAGCTAGAGTTTGATATTGAAAATAAAGATAAACTGGGGCGGACATTGGCTTATGTCTGGAAAGACAACCAGTTATTAAATGAACAAATAGTCAAACAAGGATATGGGCTATTTGTGGGGCGATCGCCTAATCACAAATACGACCAACGTCTAGAACGCGCCCAACAATGGGCAAGAATTATGGGAAAAGGAATTTGGAACCCAAAAAATCCTATGCGCCAAACTCCGGCTGAGTTTCGCTTTTTGAACAGATGA
- a CDS encoding 2Fe-2S iron-sulfur cluster-binding protein has protein sequence MSRTYKIKIRDRATGKEYTLQVPDDRYILHSVEQQGVELPFSCRNGACTACAVRVLSGEIHQPEAVGLSLELRRQGYALLCVSYARSDLEVETQDEDEVYELQFGRYFAKGRVKAGLPLDED, from the coding sequence ATGTCCCGTACATACAAAATTAAAATCCGCGATCGCGCCACTGGTAAAGAATACACTCTTCAAGTCCCAGATGACCGCTACATCCTACACTCTGTCGAACAACAAGGCGTGGAATTGCCTTTTTCTTGCCGTAATGGGGCTTGTACAGCTTGCGCTGTCAGGGTTTTGTCGGGAGAAATTCACCAACCAGAAGCGGTTGGCTTGTCGTTAGAGTTACGCCGACAAGGTTACGCCTTGCTGTGTGTGAGTTACGCCCGTTCCGACTTGGAGGTTGAAACACAAGACGAGGATGAAGTCTATGAACTCCAATTTGGGCGTTACTTTGCTAAAGGTAGAGTGAAAGCGGGTTTACCGTTGGACGAAGATTAA
- the lgt gene encoding prolipoprotein diacylglyceryl transferase, whose translation MVLDISSLPLAFQFTSPGPILVKIGPLTIRWYGLLIATAVLIGVSLSQYLAKRRNLNPELLSDLSIWLVLGAIPAARLYYVLFEWAEYAKHPEKIIAIWEGGIAIHGAIIGGTIAALIFAKLKRVSFWQLADLVAPSLVLGQAIGRWGNFFNSEAFGRPTNLPWKLYIPCRFDPAKNLCLGRPLEYQSFEYFHPTFLYESLWDLMVFALLLNLFFRSVSGKLKLKVGTLIMVYLTAYSTGRFWIEGLRTDSLMLGPLRIAQIVSLTGIIAGLAGLAWLYFRKRPLPDVVASSD comes from the coding sequence ATGGTACTGGATATATCTTCTTTGCCGTTGGCATTTCAATTTACTTCTCCAGGCCCGATTTTGGTGAAAATTGGGCCATTAACTATCCGTTGGTATGGCTTGTTAATTGCTACGGCGGTGTTAATTGGTGTCAGCCTTTCTCAGTACTTGGCAAAGCGCCGTAATTTGAATCCAGAGTTGCTGAGTGATTTATCAATTTGGCTGGTACTAGGGGCAATTCCCGCCGCACGACTATATTATGTTTTGTTTGAATGGGCGGAATATGCCAAGCATCCCGAAAAAATCATCGCTATTTGGGAAGGTGGTATTGCTATTCACGGTGCAATTATCGGTGGGACGATAGCAGCTTTAATTTTTGCCAAACTCAAGCGGGTTTCTTTTTGGCAACTAGCAGACTTGGTTGCACCTTCCCTAGTTTTAGGACAAGCAATTGGAAGATGGGGTAATTTCTTTAATTCTGAAGCTTTTGGCCGTCCTACTAATCTACCTTGGAAACTTTACATTCCATGCAGATTTGATCCAGCAAAAAACCTCTGCCTTGGTCGTCCTTTAGAATATCAAAGTTTTGAATACTTCCATCCCACTTTTTTGTATGAATCACTGTGGGATTTAATGGTTTTTGCCTTGCTGTTAAATTTATTTTTCCGCAGTGTCTCTGGCAAGCTAAAGCTAAAAGTAGGCACTTTAATTATGGTTTACTTAACAGCCTACAGTACTGGTCGCTTTTGGATTGAAGGCTTACGCACAGATAGTTTAATGCTAGGGCCGCTGAGAATTGCCCAAATAGTGAGTTTAACAGGCATTATCGCAGGTTTAGCAGGTTTAGCTTGGCTATATTTTCGGAAGCGCCCGTTACCGGATGTAGTTGCTTCGAGTGATTAG
- a CDS encoding DUF1877 family protein, protein MFLLTGYDFYDQEFDLSKLVVSKNQADNLPVIRAVSPINGIEYDDCDYPLYYFNVDEVKKIANALSDFSIDKIRQRLKFRGLQEVSYNHLFDYTYYPLVKYYQDATDQGNAMFLDFA, encoded by the coding sequence ATTTTTTTACTTACAGGATATGACTTTTATGATCAAGAATTTGATTTATCTAAATTAGTTGTCAGTAAAAACCAAGCAGATAATCTTCCAGTAATTAGGGCTGTAAGCCCCATTAATGGAATTGAATATGATGATTGTGACTATCCATTGTATTATTTTAATGTTGATGAAGTTAAAAAAATAGCCAATGCTTTATCAGATTTTTCTATAGATAAAATTAGACAAAGATTGAAATTTAGAGGTTTACAAGAAGTTAGTTACAATCATTTATTTGATTACACATATTATCCCCTGGTAAAATATTATCAAGATGCTACGGATCAAGGAAACGCAATGTTTCTTGATTTTGCTTAG
- a CDS encoding low molecular weight protein tyrosine phosphatase family protein: MKKLLFICSQNRLRSPTAEVVFAEYEGLETDSAGLDHYAEVSVSTEAIEWADIIFVMEQSHKRKLTKNFQPFLKNKKIICLDIPDEFEYMEPALIEILKKKVLPLLGTY, from the coding sequence ATGAAAAAGCTATTATTTATCTGTAGCCAAAATAGATTGCGGAGTCCTACGGCTGAGGTAGTATTTGCAGAATATGAAGGACTAGAAACTGACTCAGCAGGATTAGATCATTACGCAGAAGTTTCAGTTTCCACAGAAGCAATTGAATGGGCTGATATTATTTTTGTGATGGAACAGTCTCATAAACGCAAGTTGACCAAAAACTTCCAACCTTTTCTTAAAAATAAAAAAATCATCTGTTTAGATATACCAGATGAATTTGAATATATGGAACCAGCCTTAATTGAGATTTTAAAGAAAAAGGTACTTCCCCTTTTAGGAACTTATTAA
- a CDS encoding SDR family NAD(P)-dependent oxidoreductase — MELANKVALVTGGSSGIGRATAKLFAAEGAKVAIADIDTTGGLSLLEEIKNNGGEAIFHTCDVSDENQVQNWIASVVNQWQSIDILVANAGILAIGSLEKACNFDWDKVFGTNVKGYAFCAKYAIPHIRQRGGGAIVNVASIAALIAFPNFALYNTTKGAVVQLTRSLARDLATENIRVNCVCPGVINTLQIQQFADWQGVTKEEAINQLAATIPVQRLGEPQEVAQAILFLASDKASYITATSLVIDGGYTVQ, encoded by the coding sequence ATGGAATTAGCAAATAAAGTTGCTTTAGTGACTGGGGGTAGTTCTGGTATTGGTCGAGCCACGGCTAAACTGTTTGCTGCTGAGGGTGCTAAAGTAGCGATCGCTGATATTGATACCACTGGTGGTTTATCTCTGCTGGAAGAAATCAAAAATAATGGTGGAGAAGCCATTTTTCATACTTGCGATGTGAGCGATGAAAATCAGGTACAGAATTGGATTGCAAGTGTTGTGAATCAATGGCAAAGCATAGATATCTTAGTTGCGAATGCCGGAATTTTAGCAATTGGTTCTCTAGAAAAGGCTTGCAACTTTGATTGGGATAAAGTCTTCGGAACTAATGTTAAAGGCTATGCTTTTTGTGCTAAATATGCCATTCCTCATATACGTCAGCGTGGTGGTGGTGCTATTGTCAACGTTGCATCTATAGCGGCTTTGATTGCCTTTCCCAATTTTGCATTGTATAACACTACCAAAGGCGCAGTTGTACAATTAACCCGCAGTTTGGCGCGTGACTTAGCAACGGAAAATATTCGAGTTAATTGTGTTTGTCCAGGTGTAATTAATACATTACAGATACAACAATTTGCTGATTGGCAAGGTGTGACAAAAGAAGAAGCAATTAATCAACTCGCGGCGACAATTCCAGTACAGCGTTTAGGAGAACCCCAAGAAGTAGCTCAAGCTATTTTATTCCTTGCTTCTGACAAAGCCTCATATATTACAGCAACATCCCTGGTGATAGATGGGGGTTATACGGTGCAGTAG
- a CDS encoding histidine decarboxylase: MLDTVSKELALFWQQIEQRSQFHAGYPYNLSCDFTYLTKFFNFLLNNAGDPYVEPDFGLHSRKFEQEVLSFFTQLYKIPENESWGYVTAGGTEGNLYGMLLAREIYPDGILYSSQDSHYSIAKAARLFGMQHQVINSQINGEINYQHLSQAIQQNSQRPVIINLNIGTTVKGAIDDLDKVLEILKQYQVKDYYIHCDAALSGMILPFLENAPQINFQRPIDSIAISGKFIGSPLPCGVVLTKKKWVEKVETMIEYIGSKDTTILGSRNGHTPLIIWYALKTRGYEGFAKEAKICIQNAQYLFQQLQLREYPCMLNKFSNTVVFQKPSQMLIKKWQLATMDNLAHLIVMQNIDRHKIDTFVNELVFQEGLFPESEYLHLQPVLS; encoded by the coding sequence ATGTTAGATACTGTGAGCAAAGAGTTAGCACTTTTTTGGCAGCAAATAGAACAGCGATCGCAATTTCATGCAGGTTATCCATATAATTTAAGTTGTGATTTTACTTATCTAACAAAATTCTTTAATTTTTTATTAAATAATGCTGGCGACCCTTATGTAGAACCAGATTTTGGTCTGCATTCTCGCAAATTTGAACAAGAAGTTCTATCATTTTTTACTCAACTATATAAAATTCCTGAAAATGAGTCTTGGGGCTATGTAACTGCTGGTGGAACAGAGGGTAATTTATATGGAATGCTATTAGCCAGGGAAATTTATCCCGATGGTATTCTCTATTCATCTCAAGATTCTCATTACTCTATCGCCAAAGCTGCTAGACTGTTTGGGATGCAGCATCAAGTAATTAATTCCCAAATTAATGGGGAGATAAATTATCAACATTTATCCCAAGCAATTCAGCAAAACTCCCAGCGCCCAGTAATTATTAACTTGAATATTGGCACTACCGTTAAAGGCGCAATTGATGACCTAGACAAAGTTTTAGAAATTCTCAAGCAATATCAAGTTAAAGATTACTACATTCATTGTGATGCGGCACTTTCGGGGATGATTTTACCCTTTTTAGAGAATGCACCCCAAATTAACTTTCAAAGACCAATAGATAGTATTGCTATTTCTGGTAAATTTATTGGTTCACCCCTACCTTGTGGTGTAGTCTTAACCAAGAAAAAGTGGGTAGAAAAAGTAGAAACTATGATTGAATATATCGGTTCTAAAGATACTACTATTCTTGGTTCTCGCAATGGTCATACTCCTCTAATTATTTGGTATGCGCTGAAAACCAGAGGTTATGAAGGATTCGCCAAAGAAGCAAAAATATGTATTCAAAATGCCCAATATTTATTCCAGCAACTTCAATTGCGAGAATATCCTTGTATGCTGAATAAATTCTCGAATACTGTTGTGTTTCAAAAGCCAAGCCAAATGTTAATTAAAAAATGGCAATTGGCAACTATGGATAATTTGGCACATCTGATAGTCATGCAAAATATAGACCGCCACAAAATTGATACTTTCGTGAATGAGCTTGTCTTCCAAGAAGGATTATTCCCAGAATCTGAATATTTACACCTACAACCAGTGCTTTCTTAA
- a CDS encoding helix-turn-helix domain-containing protein — MLNYLIKLSDRNGKTDVVELDLPKAQLAALLGTIPETLSRAFYKLSQAGMIEMNGTQIRLHRN; from the coding sequence TTGCTGAATTATTTAATCAAGTTAAGCGATCGCAATGGTAAAACTGATGTCGTAGAACTCGATTTACCTAAAGCCCAATTGGCTGCACTTTTAGGTACAATTCCCGAAACTCTCTCCCGCGCCTTTTATAAACTTTCTCAAGCAGGAATGATTGAAATGAACGGGACACAAATTCGCTTACATCGCAATTAG
- a CDS encoding DUF4351 domain-containing protein, protein MQESVIYQDILQKGLQQGEARGKRQEALGLILRLLTRRFGAVELQTEQQIQTLSINQLEDLAEALLDFTSQNDLVNYLANLSVSS, encoded by the coding sequence ATGCAAGAGTCTGTAATTTACCAAGATATTTTGCAAAAGGGATTACAACAAGGAGAAGCAAGAGGAAAAAGACAAGAGGCGCTGGGATTAATCTTGCGTCTGTTAACACGCCGCTTTGGTGCAGTTGAACTACAGACAGAACAACAAATTCAAACTTTATCCATTAATCAGCTGGAAGATTTAGCTGAGGCGTTGTTAGATTTTACTAGTCAAAATGATTTGGTGAATTATTTAGCTAATCTCTCTGTGTCTAGTTAA
- a CDS encoding rhomboid family intramembrane serine protease yields the protein MVPLKDNNPTQITPYVTYGLIAANVLAFIYESSLPPQALDSFFHLAAVVPRELSLSFAGVSLHQPVPEWATLITSQFLHGGLLHLAGNMLFLWIFGNNVEDKLGHAKYLLFYLACGVLASLTQWYFSQDSNIPSLGASGAIAGVMGAYILRFPKAEILGVVPLGIFFPTFRVPAYFFLGFWFLQQSFYGFASLEAPTNIGMESGGIAYWAHAGGFIFGAVLGPVLGLFSDKSPEESWYS from the coding sequence GTGGTTCCCCTTAAAGATAATAATCCTACACAAATTACCCCTTATGTAACTTATGGCTTAATTGCTGCTAATGTTCTGGCATTTATCTATGAAAGTAGTCTTCCACCCCAAGCATTAGATAGCTTTTTCCACTTAGCGGCTGTAGTTCCCCGTGAACTGAGTTTAAGCTTTGCTGGGGTGTCTTTGCATCAACCAGTACCAGAGTGGGCCACTTTAATCACCTCACAATTTTTGCATGGTGGCTTACTGCACTTGGCTGGGAATATGTTGTTTCTGTGGATATTTGGTAACAACGTTGAAGATAAATTAGGCCATGCCAAATATTTATTGTTTTATTTAGCTTGTGGTGTGTTAGCGTCTTTGACTCAGTGGTATTTCTCTCAAGATTCTAACATTCCATCTTTGGGGGCTAGTGGTGCGATCGCAGGAGTTATGGGCGCATATATTCTCCGGTTCCCTAAAGCCGAAATTCTTGGTGTTGTACCTTTAGGTATTTTCTTCCCAACTTTCCGAGTTCCCGCCTATTTCTTTTTAGGATTTTGGTTTCTCCAACAATCTTTCTACGGATTTGCTAGTTTAGAAGCACCTACTAATATTGGGATGGAAAGCGGCGGTATTGCTTACTGGGCGCACGCTGGCGGGTTTATCTTTGGGGCTGTTCTCGGCCCAGTTTTGGGTTTGTTTAGCGACAAATCCCCCGAAGAATCATGGTACAGCTAA
- a CDS encoding MEKHLA domain-containing protein, whose translation MGNAIAFPWEQEVIIHHSQRILKSFQYWTGNSLLDESDSPKEIAQALFEAPFVLVSHGTEADPIFNYGNRQALAQWELTWEEFIQTPSRKTAEEIAQAERDRLLSEATAKGFCHFSGIRITSTGKRFYIQDGILWNLVDEQHHYCGQAAVYSECTFIADDK comes from the coding sequence ATGGGCAATGCGATCGCCTTTCCTTGGGAACAAGAAGTCATCATTCACCACAGCCAACGCATCCTCAAGAGTTTTCAGTATTGGACAGGGAATTCTTTGCTGGATGAGAGTGATTCACCCAAGGAAATTGCACAGGCGCTATTTGAAGCACCTTTTGTCTTGGTTTCTCATGGTACAGAAGCAGATCCAATATTTAATTACGGTAATCGTCAGGCTTTAGCACAATGGGAATTGACTTGGGAAGAATTTATCCAAACGCCTTCTCGCAAAACTGCTGAAGAGATAGCACAAGCAGAACGCGATCGCCTATTATCAGAAGCAACTGCTAAAGGCTTTTGCCATTTTTCTGGTATCCGCATTACCAGCACAGGTAAACGTTTTTATATCCAAGATGGCATCCTGTGGAATCTAGTGGATGAGCAACATCATTATTGTGGTCAAGCAGCAGTGTACTCTGAGTGTACATTTATTGCAGATGATAAGTGA
- a CDS encoding tetratricopeptide repeat protein, whose protein sequence is MFFSNSLENQLQHWDDLIRRQPNNPKAYIRRGMVKFQLAKIAESIQDFDTSENIEPRLKPYLWQRGLSYYYAERFAEGAQQFEIDLTVNANDVEETVWRYLCIARWQGQEAARNSLLQVKNDPRRVLRFIYNLFAGDCTPDEVLKIGELEGIKGKFYSHLYLGLYYESENNWNLAQEYIVKAANQYQIDDYMWYLAQVHQKLRGWL, encoded by the coding sequence ATGTTTTTCAGCAACTCTTTAGAAAATCAACTCCAACATTGGGATGATTTAATTCGCCGTCAACCAAATAATCCCAAAGCCTATATTCGGCGCGGTATGGTGAAATTTCAATTAGCTAAAATTGCTGAATCGATCCAAGATTTTGACACGTCCGAAAACATCGAACCCCGGCTTAAACCATATCTCTGGCAACGAGGCTTATCTTACTATTATGCAGAAAGATTCGCTGAAGGCGCTCAACAGTTTGAAATTGATTTAACGGTGAATGCTAATGATGTTGAAGAAACTGTGTGGCGCTATTTGTGTATAGCTCGTTGGCAAGGTCAGGAAGCAGCGCGTAATTCTCTATTACAAGTTAAAAATGACCCCAGAAGAGTTCTGCGATTTATTTATAATTTATTCGCTGGCGATTGTACGCCTGATGAAGTTTTAAAGATTGGTGAATTAGAAGGAATTAAGGGTAAATTTTATAGCCATCTTTATTTAGGATTGTATTATGAATCGGAAAATAATTGGAATTTAGCTCAAGAATATATAGTCAAAGCTGCTAATCAATATCAAATTGATGATTATATGTGGTACTTGGCGCAGGTACATCAAAAACTACGTGGTTGGTTGTAA
- a CDS encoding AAA-like domain-containing protein, translated as MYATKARRRRGVILTPQGLKKLQTAKSEAEIRENNGHRYTLEVLSDRTGLSVDTIMKIFACEVGVDKQTLKHCFQAFNLVLEQSDYCFPDLPQQSQAFSTNLSLAEAEPEIPEGQVPLDSRFYVERPPIEANCYKAILQPGALIRIKAPRRMGKTSLMSRILKSATNESYHTVFLSFQLADKAIFQDLDKFLRWFCASVSLGLELQNQLTEYWDELFGSKISAKIYFEQYLLAKTISPIVLGLDDIDRLFQYPDLADDFFGLLRAWHEEAKNREIWKKLRLIVAHATEVYIPLSVNKSPFNVGLPVELQSLNQTQVKALGDRYGLNFCEQSLEKLFALVGGQPYLVRLACYYLWQHRISVEELLSTALSSDGIYREHLQQQWWNLQQNPELVRAFAQVIKSSQPVELNLQQAFKLQSMGLVNLYGNQATPSCRLYAEYFCDRLHHQPESIIS; from the coding sequence ATGTACGCAACTAAAGCTCGACGCAGACGAGGTGTAATTTTAACACCTCAAGGATTAAAGAAACTTCAAACAGCTAAGTCTGAAGCAGAGATCCGGGAAAATAATGGTCATCGGTATACTCTGGAAGTATTGAGCGATCGCACAGGTTTGTCAGTCGATACAATTATGAAAATATTTGCTTGTGAAGTGGGAGTAGACAAGCAAACCTTAAAGCACTGTTTTCAAGCATTCAATCTAGTTTTAGAACAAAGTGATTATTGCTTTCCTGATTTGCCACAGCAAAGTCAAGCCTTCAGCACTAATTTGTCGTTAGCTGAAGCAGAACCAGAAATACCAGAAGGACAAGTACCACTTGATTCTCGATTTTACGTAGAACGCCCTCCAATTGAAGCTAATTGTTATAAAGCTATTTTGCAACCAGGAGCATTAATCCGAATTAAAGCCCCAAGACGGATGGGGAAAACCTCATTGATGTCCAGAATACTTAAGTCTGCAACTAATGAGAGTTATCATACTGTATTTTTAAGTTTTCAACTCGCTGATAAAGCAATATTTCAAGATTTAGATAAATTCTTACGTTGGTTTTGTGCAAGTGTCAGTCTGGGTTTGGAGTTACAAAACCAACTAACAGAATATTGGGATGAGCTGTTTGGGAGCAAAATTAGCGCGAAAATTTATTTTGAACAGTATCTTTTAGCAAAAACAATTAGCCCAATTGTTCTGGGTTTAGATGATATAGATCGCTTATTTCAATATCCAGATTTAGCTGATGATTTTTTTGGGTTGTTACGTGCTTGGCATGAAGAAGCTAAAAATCGAGAAATTTGGAAAAAATTACGACTAATTGTAGCCCACGCTACAGAAGTATATATTCCCTTGAGCGTGAATAAGTCACCTTTTAATGTGGGTTTACCAGTTGAGTTGCAAAGCCTCAACCAAACACAAGTAAAGGCTTTAGGCGATCGCTATGGTTTGAACTTTTGTGAGCAATCATTAGAAAAACTTTTCGCTTTAGTTGGTGGTCAACCCTACCTTGTGAGATTGGCTTGTTATTATTTATGGCAACACCGTATCAGTGTAGAAGAATTATTATCAACTGCCCTGAGTTCGGATGGTATTTATCGTGAACATCTGCAACAACAGTGGTGGAATCTCCAACAAAATCCAGAACTAGTAAGGGCATTTGCACAGGTGATTAAATCCTCTCAACCAGTGGAATTAAATCTACAGCAAGCGTTCAAATTGCAAAGTATGGGGTTGGTTAATCTCTACGGAAATCAAGCCACACCCAGCTGTAGGTTGTATGCCGAATATTTCTGCGATCGCCTGCATCACCAGCCAGAATCAATTATTTCCTAA
- a CDS encoding carotenoid oxygenase family protein gives MSTSNFQYSPQVPPSIRNANQYEYNQLPLQVLEGTLPTDVQGHVFMVTSIGTVNSGGLPYPDGDSLLCGDGMIYRLDFDTENQVKLTTRIAKPPDYYADKATDSVAQYKKYRFRNHGLTRFSLPLGIRNQLNTAFLPMQFSEDAPARLLVTYDAGRPYEIDTESLDVVTPVGSNQEWQSEVKGYNAPFQPFLSTAHPGFDPFTKEMFTVNYGRSLFNFLDSIAFLHVIDQWLQNICNFWRPKLLKGTLNAVSQSLLSILGYLYGYYVKLFKKLPIEITDFVSVMCWDGETSVKQWQLVLPDNSPVKIEQTIHQIGVTKDYVVIMDTAFTMGIEQVLNNPLPHYKRLENILRNILEEPPLPYSAVYIVPRHQLQPNTKTVTVKKVILPLEAAHFLVDYDNPEGNITLNAAHISGMDVSEWVRQYDVSAYPQYKPENLCGMVPGQVDLGRMGRYLIHGETGAIQFQKIIHDDKYTWGTDLYTYPDQDSQGQPLKHLDDIYWCSFGLWKDLMTKFVVDQYKNYKNRLIPLEKVLEMASSGVPAYLFRLHASSTESPAIVDSYELPPGYVLLSPQFMPYRGAEKSTDGYIVCTVWHGQENEYWIFDANHLSKGPVCKLSSLQPQQPLHFAMTLHTAWLPTIGKRQANYNLDVRQDYQELVAKAAKKHPKIEQLFEDYVYPHF, from the coding sequence ATGTCTACCAGTAATTTCCAATACTCTCCACAAGTTCCGCCATCAATAAGAAATGCTAATCAATATGAATATAACCAACTGCCCTTGCAAGTCCTCGAAGGAACTCTTCCAACAGATGTGCAGGGGCATGTTTTTATGGTTACTTCCATAGGAACCGTTAATTCTGGCGGCTTACCTTATCCTGATGGAGATTCTTTATTATGCGGTGACGGGATGATTTATCGGTTAGATTTTGATACCGAAAATCAAGTTAAATTAACTACACGTATAGCCAAACCACCTGATTATTACGCTGACAAAGCAACTGATTCTGTCGCTCAGTACAAAAAATATCGTTTTCGTAATCATGGCCTGACGAGATTTTCCTTACCCTTGGGTATTCGTAACCAGCTAAACACAGCTTTTCTCCCGATGCAGTTTTCCGAAGATGCACCAGCAAGGTTACTAGTTACCTACGACGCAGGCCGTCCTTATGAAATTGATACTGAAAGCCTTGATGTTGTTACCCCAGTAGGCTCTAATCAAGAGTGGCAATCAGAGGTAAAAGGATATAATGCTCCTTTTCAACCATTTTTGAGTACTGCCCATCCTGGTTTTGACCCTTTTACCAAAGAGATGTTTACAGTTAATTATGGCAGATCATTATTTAACTTTTTAGACTCAATTGCTTTTCTGCATGTAATTGACCAATGGCTACAAAACATCTGTAATTTTTGGCGACCAAAACTGCTTAAAGGTACTTTAAATGCTGTATCTCAATCTTTATTATCAATATTGGGATATCTTTATGGCTATTACGTCAAATTGTTCAAAAAGTTACCAATAGAAATCACAGATTTTGTTTCTGTTATGTGTTGGGATGGAGAAACATCTGTGAAACAATGGCAATTAGTTTTACCTGATAATTCTCCCGTAAAAATTGAACAAACTATACACCAAATTGGGGTCACGAAAGATTATGTCGTGATCATGGATACAGCTTTTACGATGGGGATAGAACAAGTCTTAAATAATCCCTTACCACATTATAAACGCCTAGAAAACATACTCAGAAACATTTTAGAAGAGCCTCCTTTGCCATACTCGGCAGTTTACATTGTGCCACGGCATCAGTTGCAGCCAAATACTAAAACTGTAACAGTCAAAAAAGTTATCTTGCCATTAGAAGCAGCACATTTCTTAGTAGATTACGACAATCCCGAAGGAAATATTACACTGAACGCCGCTCATATTTCTGGTATGGATGTCTCGGAATGGGTAAGACAATATGATGTTTCTGCTTATCCTCAATATAAACCAGAAAATTTATGTGGAATGGTACCTGGTCAAGTTGATCTTGGGCGAATGGGACGTTATTTAATTCATGGCGAAACTGGAGCTATTCAGTTTCAAAAAATTATTCATGATGATAAATATACCTGGGGTACAGACCTTTATACTTATCCTGACCAAGATTCTCAAGGACAACCTTTAAAACATCTAGATGATATTTATTGGTGTTCTTTTGGGCTATGGAAAGACTTAATGACAAAATTCGTTGTCGACCAGTATAAAAATTACAAAAATCGCTTAATTCCTCTCGAAAAAGTCCTAGAAATGGCAAGTAGTGGCGTACCAGCCTATTTGTTTAGACTTCATGCTTCATCAACAGAATCACCAGCAATTGTTGATAGCTACGAACTACCACCAGGATATGTCTTGCTTTCGCCTCAATTTATGCCATATCGTGGTGCAGAAAAATCTACAGATGGTTATATTGTCTGTACAGTATGGCATGGCCAAGAAAATGAATATTGGATTTTTGATGCCAATCATTTATCTAAAGGCCCTGTATGTAAATTATCCAGTCTTCAACCTCAACAGCCACTTCATTTTGCGATGACCTTACATACTGCTTGGCTACCAACAATTGGCAAACGTCAAGCAAATTATAATCTTGATGTCCGCCAAGATTACCAAGAATTAGTAGCTAAAGCAGCAAAAAAACATCCTAAGATTGAGCAATTATTTGAGGATTATGTTTACCCTCATTTTTGA